A single genomic interval of Noviherbaspirillum cavernae harbors:
- a CDS encoding serine/threonine protein kinase, giving the protein MTPTPQTPAADFTGLTPDIVIDALESVGLYSDGRMLALNSYENRVYQIGMEQGPPVVVKFYRPQRWSDAAILEEHAFVQQLAEREIPAVPAMPLTEGETLNRFAGFRFAVFPRQGGRAPELDDSKTLEWIGRFIGRIHAVGAMQPFQARPTIDLASFGEEPSNYLLLNGFLPQDLSEAYRSVVAQALDGVRRCFDRAGEVRQIRLHGDCHGGNVLWTDHGPHFVDFDDSRMGPPIQDLWMLLSGERADMSRQLADLLAGYEDFFDFDARELHLIEALRTLRLIHYAAWIARRWDDPAFPAAFPWFGTQRYWQDRILELREQIALMQEPPLWPA; this is encoded by the coding sequence ATGACTCCTACGCCCCAGACCCCCGCCGCCGACTTCACCGGCCTGACGCCGGACATCGTGATCGACGCGCTCGAAAGCGTCGGCCTGTACAGCGATGGCCGCATGCTCGCGCTCAACAGTTACGAAAACCGCGTCTACCAGATCGGCATGGAGCAGGGGCCGCCGGTGGTGGTGAAGTTCTATCGTCCGCAACGCTGGAGCGATGCCGCCATCCTCGAGGAACATGCGTTCGTGCAGCAGCTGGCCGAACGGGAAATCCCGGCCGTGCCGGCCATGCCGCTGACCGAAGGTGAAACCCTGAACCGGTTCGCCGGCTTTCGTTTTGCCGTATTCCCGAGGCAGGGCGGCCGTGCGCCGGAACTCGATGACAGCAAGACGCTGGAATGGATCGGTCGCTTCATCGGCCGCATCCACGCGGTCGGTGCAATGCAGCCGTTTCAGGCGCGCCCGACCATCGATCTGGCCAGCTTCGGCGAGGAGCCGAGCAACTATTTGCTGTTGAACGGCTTTCTGCCACAGGACTTGAGCGAGGCATACCGCAGCGTGGTGGCGCAGGCGCTGGATGGTGTGCGCCGCTGTTTCGATCGTGCCGGAGAGGTGCGGCAGATTCGCCTGCATGGCGACTGCCATGGCGGCAATGTGCTGTGGACCGATCACGGCCCGCATTTTGTCGATTTCGACGACAGCCGCATGGGCCCGCCGATTCAGGATCTGTGGATGCTGCTGTCGGGCGAGCGGGCCGACATGTCGCGCCAGCTGGCGGACTTGCTGGCGGGCTATGAGGATTTCTTCGACTTCGATGCGCGCGAGCTGCATTTGATCGAGGCGCTGCGCACCCTGCGCCTCATTCATTACGCCGCCTGGATCGCGCGGCGCTGGGACGATCCGGCGTTTCCGGCGGCGTTTCCGTGGTTTGGCACGCAACGCTACTGGCAGGACCGCATTCTAGAGTTGCGCGAGCAGATCGCGCTGATGCAGGAGCCGCCCTTGTGGCCGGCCTGA
- a CDS encoding UPF0149 family protein — MHLDEPLSDKEFTELDQFLLSDRCADDGMTMDSLHGYLTALVIGPEEVLMAEWLPLVWGSFAEEGPKFKNEKEAQRITGLIARYMNEVAITFEVAPKEFEPLFCEREWEERTLLDGDGWAWGFWEGMNLRAEAWEPIWSSNIAELVRPIYLLGADEVEEEEAALTEDPVKRSKLAIEMEAAIPEIRKFWLPHRKSAVAQVQRDAPKVGRNDPCPCGSGKKYKKCCGADQAE, encoded by the coding sequence ATGCATCTCGACGAACCGCTTTCCGACAAGGAATTTACCGAACTCGACCAGTTCCTGCTCTCCGACCGCTGTGCCGACGACGGCATGACGATGGATTCGCTGCACGGCTATCTCACCGCGCTCGTGATCGGCCCGGAAGAAGTCCTGATGGCGGAATGGCTGCCGCTGGTGTGGGGCTCGTTCGCCGAAGAAGGCCCGAAGTTCAAGAACGAGAAGGAAGCGCAGCGCATCACCGGCCTCATCGCGCGCTACATGAACGAAGTCGCGATCACCTTCGAAGTCGCGCCGAAGGAATTCGAACCGCTGTTCTGCGAACGCGAATGGGAGGAACGCACTCTGCTCGACGGCGACGGCTGGGCGTGGGGCTTCTGGGAAGGCATGAACCTGCGCGCCGAGGCATGGGAGCCGATCTGGTCATCCAACATCGCCGAACTGGTGCGCCCGATCTACCTGCTGGGCGCGGACGAAGTGGAAGAGGAAGAAGCCGCACTGACCGAAGACCCGGTCAAGCGCAGCAAGCTCGCCATCGAGATGGAAGCCGCGATCCCCGAGATCCGCAAGTTCTGGCTGCCGCACCGCAAATCCGCCGTCGCGCAGGTGCAGCGCGACGCGCCCAAGGTCGGCCGCAACGACCCCTGCCCTTGCGGCAGCGGGAAGAAGTACAAGAAGTGCTGCGGGGCGGATCAGGCGGAGTAG
- a CDS encoding glycine zipper 2TM domain-containing protein, whose product MKRQSRAAQSKAVLALLCMGAATAAAAADYDDYGRVVNVTPQVEQFNSPRQECRTEYAPVQQPRQARGMGGSIIGGIAGGILGNQVGGGNGRTAATAAGAIAGAIVGDRMENNQNQPEVVTEQPVRHCRTVDNWQSRTNGYAVTYEYHGRTYTSVMPYDPGERVRLRVSVAPQL is encoded by the coding sequence ATGAAGAGGCAATCGAGGGCGGCGCAGTCAAAGGCAGTACTTGCGCTGTTGTGCATGGGAGCCGCCACGGCAGCCGCTGCGGCGGATTACGACGACTATGGCCGCGTGGTCAACGTCACGCCGCAGGTGGAACAGTTCAACAGCCCGCGGCAGGAATGCCGTACCGAGTATGCGCCGGTGCAGCAGCCGCGCCAGGCGCGCGGCATGGGCGGCTCGATCATCGGCGGCATCGCCGGCGGCATCCTCGGCAATCAGGTCGGCGGCGGTAACGGCCGTACCGCAGCGACCGCCGCGGGTGCGATCGCTGGCGCAATTGTCGGCGACCGCATGGAAAACAATCAAAATCAGCCCGAAGTCGTCACCGAACAGCCGGTGCGTCACTGCCGCACCGTCGACAACTGGCAATCGCGCACCAACGGCTACGCCGTCACCTACGAATACCACGGCCGTACCTATACCAGCGTCATGCCCTATGACCCGGGCGAGCGCGTCAGGCTGCGCGTGTCGGTGGCACCGCAGTTGTAG
- a CDS encoding NHL repeat-containing protein, whose protein sequence is MPRCFLACLFCATLASCGGGGGSGDSTAGLQNTSTATQPSSTGTPQQQDDGVPQNTAGISLIAGSIGGPGALDATGTAARFHDPYGIAADAAGNLYIADTANHIIRKVTPAGAVSTLAGTAGVFGSADGNGAAARFSSPRGIVVDGAGNVYVADRLNHAIRRITPSGAVATIAGAAGSSGSADGAGSTARFNGPSGIAIDALGNLYVADTDNVAIRKITPSGDVTTLAGMATESGSVDGAGSTARFNGPSSIAIDATGNLFVTDTYHFPTSHSALDNSTIRKITPTGIVTTLAGSSGSLGSTDGSGTLALFYYPSGITVDAAGNLFVSDTWNHTIRRITPAGAVSTFAGTAGISGSDDGTGAAARFFYPSGVTSDSAGNLYVVDSSNATLRKVTPGAAVTTLAGMASQSGSADGIGADARFSGPYGIAADAAGNLYIADAFSATIRKIAAGGVVTTLAGSAGSYGTADGAGALARFGAPHGIASDGAGNLFITDTASHTIRKIDTAGRVSTFAGTAGVSGRADGQGVAASFSSPNGIALDAGGNLYVADTDNHLVRKITAAGSVTTLAGSAGTAGSADGIGTAALFSSPQGIAVDGAGNVYVADTNNHAIRKIAPNGVVTTLAGIGGSAGFADGAGAAARFDYPQSIALDAAGNLFVADTVNEAVRKVTSAGAVTTVAGIGGRRGIVLGALPGGLSRPFGIAFVRDGMFAVTSGTGVLRLDVQ, encoded by the coding sequence ATGCCGCGGTGCTTTCTTGCATGCCTGTTCTGCGCCACGCTCGCGTCCTGCGGCGGAGGCGGAGGCAGCGGCGATAGCACTGCCGGCCTGCAGAACACGTCGACAGCAACCCAGCCATCGTCGACCGGCACACCGCAGCAGCAGGACGATGGCGTCCCGCAGAATACGGCAGGCATCAGCCTGATCGCGGGCAGCATCGGCGGGCCGGGCGCGCTCGATGCGACCGGCACGGCGGCACGATTCCATGATCCGTACGGCATTGCCGCCGATGCGGCGGGGAACCTGTACATCGCCGATACGGCAAATCACATCATCCGCAAGGTGACGCCAGCGGGCGCGGTGAGCACGCTGGCCGGCACGGCGGGCGTGTTCGGCAGCGCGGACGGCAACGGTGCCGCTGCGCGTTTCTCCAGTCCGCGCGGCATCGTGGTGGACGGCGCGGGCAACGTCTATGTCGCCGACCGCCTGAACCATGCGATTCGCCGGATCACACCGTCCGGCGCGGTCGCCACCATCGCCGGCGCTGCCGGCAGCAGCGGCAGTGCGGATGGCGCAGGTAGCACGGCGCGCTTCAACGGGCCTTCCGGCATCGCCATCGATGCGCTCGGCAACCTGTACGTTGCCGACACCGACAATGTCGCGATCCGCAAGATCACGCCGTCCGGCGATGTCACCACGCTGGCCGGCATGGCAACCGAAAGCGGCAGCGTGGATGGCGCAGGCAGCACGGCGCGCTTCAACGGACCGAGCAGCATCGCGATCGATGCGACCGGCAACCTGTTCGTGACGGATACCTACCACTTTCCCACGTCTCATTCGGCGCTCGACAACTCCACCATCCGCAAGATCACGCCCACCGGCATCGTCACGACGCTGGCCGGGTCGAGCGGATCGCTGGGCAGCACGGATGGCAGCGGCACGCTGGCGCTGTTCTACTATCCATCCGGCATCACCGTCGATGCGGCAGGCAACCTGTTCGTCAGCGACACCTGGAACCACACCATTCGCAGAATCACGCCTGCCGGTGCGGTGAGCACATTCGCCGGCACGGCGGGTATATCCGGCAGCGACGACGGCACGGGAGCGGCGGCCCGCTTCTTTTATCCGTCGGGCGTGACGTCCGACTCTGCGGGCAATCTGTACGTGGTCGATTCATCCAACGCCACCTTGCGCAAGGTCACGCCGGGCGCTGCCGTCACCACCCTGGCCGGGATGGCGTCGCAAAGCGGCAGCGCCGACGGCATCGGCGCGGATGCGCGCTTCAGCGGCCCGTATGGCATCGCGGCCGACGCGGCGGGCAACCTGTACATCGCCGACGCCTTCAGCGCAACCATCCGCAAGATCGCGGCAGGCGGCGTCGTCACAACCCTGGCCGGTTCCGCCGGCAGCTATGGCACCGCCGATGGTGCGGGAGCGCTTGCACGATTCGGCGCACCGCACGGCATCGCCTCGGATGGGGCGGGCAATCTGTTCATCACGGACACGGCGTCCCACACGATCAGGAAGATCGACACGGCGGGCCGCGTCAGCACCTTCGCCGGGACCGCTGGCGTGTCGGGTCGTGCGGACGGACAAGGTGTTGCGGCATCCTTCAGTTCGCCGAACGGCATCGCGCTGGATGCGGGCGGCAATCTCTACGTGGCCGATACCGACAACCACCTCGTCCGCAAGATCACGGCGGCCGGATCGGTGACAACGCTCGCCGGGAGCGCCGGGACTGCGGGCAGCGCCGACGGCATCGGCACTGCCGCACTCTTCAGTTCGCCGCAAGGCATCGCCGTCGACGGCGCGGGCAATGTGTATGTGGCGGACACCAACAACCATGCGATCCGCAAAATCGCGCCGAACGGAGTGGTCACGACCCTGGCCGGCATCGGCGGAAGCGCGGGCTTTGCCGATGGTGCGGGCGCAGCGGCGCGCTTCGATTACCCGCAGAGCATCGCGCTCGACGCCGCCGGCAATCTGTTCGTCGCCGATACGGTCAACGAAGCGGTGCGCAAGGTGACGTCCGCAGGCGCGGTCACCACGGTTGCCGGCATCGGCGGGCGGCGCGGCATCGTGCTGGGTGCGCTGCCCGGCGGATTGTCGCGGCCCTTCGGGATTGCATTCGTGCGCGACGGCATGTTTGCAGTGACTAGCGGGACTGGCGTGCTGCGGTTGGACGTGCAGTAA
- a CDS encoding DNA/RNA non-specific endonuclease, with the protein MKTIALLFLGLLVSSSSLVQARECPQHYANGSTPEIVSPKLASKTTSLCFEAFAVMHSGISRTPLWSAEFLDADRISDAKSIKRRDAFEAEERIRPSERAELRDYARSGFDRGHMSPAGDMPTSSAKEESFSLANIVPQNPDNNQNLWASIEERTRSLARDRGKLYVITGPIFEGASVQRLNGRVLVPTHVFKAVYDPVRKEAAAWVAENEPGPAYEVVTIAELEKRIQINLFPGMPDGIKRARMKLPEPKQPRKRRSEQPMPTWLDRILQ; encoded by the coding sequence ATGAAGACCATCGCTCTGCTTTTCCTCGGACTGCTTGTCAGTTCGTCATCCCTCGTGCAAGCGCGCGAGTGCCCGCAACATTACGCCAACGGCAGCACACCGGAAATCGTCAGTCCGAAACTGGCATCGAAGACGACATCGCTGTGCTTCGAAGCGTTTGCGGTGATGCATTCCGGCATCTCCCGCACGCCCTTGTGGTCGGCGGAATTTCTCGACGCCGACCGCATCAGCGATGCCAAATCGATCAAGCGCCGCGACGCGTTCGAAGCGGAGGAACGGATCCGGCCGTCGGAGCGGGCGGAACTGCGCGACTATGCGCGCTCCGGCTTCGATCGCGGCCACATGAGCCCGGCCGGCGACATGCCGACCTCCAGCGCAAAGGAAGAGAGTTTTTCGCTCGCGAACATCGTTCCGCAGAATCCGGACAACAACCAGAACCTGTGGGCGAGCATCGAGGAGAGGACGAGAAGCCTTGCGCGCGACCGCGGCAAGCTGTACGTGATCACGGGACCGATTTTCGAAGGCGCGTCCGTGCAGCGCCTCAATGGCCGCGTGCTGGTCCCGACCCATGTATTCAAGGCGGTGTACGATCCGGTGCGCAAGGAAGCCGCCGCCTGGGTCGCGGAAAACGAGCCGGGACCGGCATACGAAGTCGTGACGATTGCGGAACTGGAGAAGCGGATTCAGATCAATCTGTTTCCCGGCATGCCGGACGGAATCAAACGCGCGCGCATGAAGCTGCCCGAACCGAAGCAGCCGAGGAAGCGGCGATCCGAACAACCGATGCCTACATGGCTGGACAGGATATTGCAATGA
- a CDS encoding Bug family tripartite tricarboxylate transporter substrate binding protein — protein sequence MKSLLTTLTLALSCVAGTFAAPLAAAQDYPAKPIRFIVPYPPGGPLDAVARILADKMKDGLGQPIIVENKPGAGGNIGADAAARSAPDGYTIVMGAVATHAINPTLFPKLPYDPVKDFAPVSLVASVPNVLVLNADTAAKLGVKSLKDLIVYARANPGKLNYASGGNGSAGHLAGELFKMMAKVSIVHIPYNGAAPAQTGLLAGQTDLMFDNLASASQNIRAGKLKALAVTTTARAAALPELPTMAQAGADYGLGGFDINTWFGVLAPAKTPAPIVARLNGEIGKALRAPDVKEKIARLGAEPSPTTPEQFAALIQNDLKKYAAVVKASGAKVD from the coding sequence ATGAAATCCCTCCTCACCACACTGACTCTCGCCCTCTCCTGCGTCGCCGGCACATTCGCCGCGCCGCTCGCGGCGGCCCAGGACTATCCGGCCAAGCCGATCCGCTTCATCGTGCCCTATCCGCCGGGCGGTCCGCTCGACGCCGTGGCGCGCATCCTCGCCGACAAGATGAAGGACGGCCTCGGCCAGCCGATCATCGTCGAGAACAAGCCCGGTGCGGGCGGCAACATCGGTGCCGATGCAGCGGCGAGATCCGCGCCCGACGGCTACACGATCGTGATGGGTGCCGTCGCGACGCACGCGATCAACCCCACGCTGTTCCCCAAACTGCCCTACGACCCCGTGAAGGATTTCGCGCCGGTATCGCTGGTTGCCAGCGTGCCGAACGTGCTGGTGCTCAATGCCGACACTGCCGCCAAACTCGGCGTGAAATCGCTCAAGGACCTCATCGTCTACGCCAGGGCGAACCCCGGAAAATTGAACTACGCCTCGGGCGGCAACGGCAGTGCCGGCCATCTCGCCGGCGAATTGTTCAAGATGATGGCAAAGGTCAGCATCGTGCACATTCCCTACAACGGCGCAGCGCCCGCGCAGACCGGTCTCCTGGCCGGACAGACCGACCTGATGTTCGACAATCTCGCCTCCGCATCGCAGAACATCCGCGCCGGCAAATTGAAAGCGCTCGCCGTGACGACCACGGCACGCGCCGCTGCGCTGCCGGAGCTGCCGACCATGGCGCAAGCCGGTGCCGATTACGGATTGGGCGGCTTCGACATCAACACGTGGTTCGGCGTGCTCGCGCCGGCCAAAACGCCTGCGCCGATCGTTGCGCGCCTGAACGGCGAAATCGGCAAGGCGCTGCGCGCGCCGGACGTGAAGGAAAAGATCGCACGCCTCGGCGCCGAACCATCACCGACCACGCCCGAGCAGTTCGCCGCGCTGATCCAGAACGACCTGAAGAAATACGCCGCCGTGGTGAAGGCATCCGGCGCAAAGGTCGATTGA
- a CDS encoding DUF1488 family protein, giving the protein MSRTVAEPHVAEEGVAFTVEVGFTDRECLVSRNALAHLRRVKGGPIDPMATYRTFEDQIHGVARRLVVAGVSGSPLVLGAAYFV; this is encoded by the coding sequence ATGAGCAGAACAGTTGCTGAACCGCATGTTGCCGAAGAGGGTGTGGCCTTCACCGTGGAAGTCGGCTTTACCGATCGCGAATGCCTGGTGTCGAGAAACGCGCTGGCCCATTTGCGGCGCGTGAAAGGCGGCCCCATTGATCCGATGGCCACCTACCGCACCTTCGAAGATCAGATTCACGGCGTGGCCCGCCGCCTGGTGGTGGCCGGCGTCAGCGGCTCGCCGCTGGTGCTGGGTGCCGCATACTTCGTCTGA
- a CDS encoding alpha-hydroxy acid oxidase yields MNHIPAVQPIPSGIVTLADHELHARSVLDDNAWAYFSGGAADEITLRANRSAWDEMQLSPRVLRNLVGGNTRTQLLGRTLAHPILLAPVAFQRMAHPDGEVATAYAAAMQGAGLVLSTQASMPLEDVAQAVLSEAQRGPLWFQFYFQHDRGFMRELIQRAEQAGYEAIVVTVDAPSSGVRDRERRAEFKLPPGISAVNLAGLPPAPPVYLAPHQSRMFDALLATAPTWSDIEWLQGVTRLPILLKGVMHEDDARLASQMGLGGIIVSNHGGRTLDTMPATAAVFPRIHEVVGGALPILLDGGIRRGTDVLKAIALGASAVLIGRPYVWGLANAGAMGVSHVLRLLRDELEIAMALCGCATLDEVSSATLFKR; encoded by the coding sequence ATGAACCATATCCCGGCCGTCCAGCCGATCCCGTCCGGGATCGTGACGCTTGCAGACCATGAACTGCACGCACGGTCGGTGCTCGACGACAATGCCTGGGCCTATTTCAGCGGCGGCGCGGCGGATGAAATCACGCTGCGGGCCAATCGCAGCGCCTGGGACGAGATGCAGCTGTCGCCGCGCGTGTTGCGCAATCTTGTCGGCGGCAACACGCGAACGCAATTGCTGGGGCGCACGCTTGCGCATCCGATTTTGCTGGCGCCAGTGGCTTTCCAGCGCATGGCGCATCCCGACGGCGAAGTCGCGACTGCCTATGCCGCAGCCATGCAGGGCGCGGGATTGGTGTTGAGCACGCAAGCCAGCATGCCGCTTGAGGATGTCGCGCAAGCGGTATTGAGCGAAGCGCAACGCGGGCCGCTGTGGTTCCAGTTTTACTTTCAGCATGACCGCGGCTTCATGCGGGAATTGATCCAGCGTGCCGAGCAGGCTGGCTATGAGGCGATTGTCGTTACCGTCGATGCGCCCAGCAGCGGCGTGCGCGATAGAGAGCGTCGTGCAGAATTCAAACTGCCGCCCGGCATATCCGCTGTCAACCTCGCGGGCCTGCCGCCGGCGCCCCCTGTTTATCTCGCACCTCATCAAAGCCGCATGTTCGACGCCTTGTTGGCCACTGCGCCGACCTGGTCCGACATCGAATGGCTGCAAGGTGTCACACGGCTTCCCATACTATTGAAAGGCGTCATGCACGAAGACGATGCCCGTCTTGCGTCGCAAATGGGACTTGGCGGCATCATCGTGTCGAACCATGGTGGTCGCACGCTGGATACGATGCCGGCGACAGCCGCGGTTTTTCCTCGCATCCATGAGGTTGTTGGCGGCGCGTTGCCGATTCTGCTGGATGGCGGGATTCGGCGCGGTACCGATGTGTTGAAAGCGATTGCGCTGGGCGCATCAGCGGTGCTGATCGGTCGGCCTTACGTCTGGGGTTTGGCGAATGCCGGTGCGATGGGCGTCTCGCACGTGCTGCGCCTGCTGCGCGACGAACTTGAAATCGCCATGGCACTGTGCGGTTGCGCCACGCTGGACGAAGTGTCTTCCGCCACGCTGTTCAAGCGATAA
- a CDS encoding Fe2+-dependent dioxygenase codes for MLLRLKNVLTREELATARSLLESGAQWVDGRSSAGGQAVARKNNEQLAQDSDASRRLQALVLNAVQRDPLFFSAALPRKIFNPLFNRYSGASNHYGAHIDGAVLHSRNPSQWVRTDISCTLFLAEPDEYDGGELVIQDPQGEQRIKLPAGDLMLYPGTTLHQVTPVTRGARLASFFWVESMVRGGEQRRLLFEMDMALLKLRNALGEQEPSVVQLTGTYHNLLRMWADT; via the coding sequence ATGCTGCTGCGCCTGAAGAACGTCCTCACACGCGAGGAACTCGCCACTGCCCGGTCACTCCTTGAATCCGGGGCGCAGTGGGTCGACGGGCGCAGCAGCGCGGGCGGCCAGGCGGTCGCCCGCAAGAATAACGAGCAGTTGGCGCAAGACAGCGATGCCTCGCGCCGGCTGCAGGCGCTGGTGCTCAACGCCGTGCAGCGCGATCCGCTGTTCTTCTCTGCGGCGCTGCCGCGCAAGATATTCAATCCGCTGTTCAACCGCTACAGCGGGGCAAGCAACCATTACGGTGCACATATCGACGGCGCAGTGCTGCACTCCCGCAATCCATCGCAATGGGTGCGCACAGATATTTCCTGCACCTTGTTCCTGGCCGAACCCGATGAATACGACGGCGGCGAACTGGTGATCCAGGATCCGCAGGGCGAGCAGCGCATCAAGCTGCCTGCTGGCGACCTCATGCTCTATCCCGGTACCACGCTGCATCAGGTGACACCGGTGACGCGCGGAGCGCGGCTCGCGAGTTTCTTCTGGGTTGAAAGCATGGTGCGCGGAGGCGAGCAACGCAGGCTGCTGTTCGAGATGGACATGGCACTGCTGAAGCTGCGAAATGCCCTCGGTGAGCAGGAGCCGTCGGTGGTGCAATTGACCGGCACCTACCACAACCTGCTCCGCATGTGGGCAGACACATGA
- a CDS encoding TonB-dependent receptor has product MRRQAALPLGALMLAASVSAWAQTTPQPKSGGTGADQVLPTVEVKASRENESKESFRATTTTIGKGNQELRDVPQSVTVITERLMSDRNLDDFRDVLRNTAGVTFQAGETGEEDIRLRGFSLGQAGDIYSDGMRDGTLYERDTFNVDRIDVLKGSASMLFGKGSTGGVVNQVSKQPFLTNQNEVSYTVGTGQDNRLTGDFNVVTGENAAFRLNAMVQDADNWGAEQKKQGVAPTFSWGIGTRDEFSVGLYYLESDGRPLYNHPWVINNGHIVETVPAKNYYGLASDHLNTSATYGTIAYTHRFDQNSQLKTQLRHGRYERDLLASAVGFCNGVTGNASQRAACPGQQIVRLDQVNDNTVLSRAPKGRIGVSDTTQLTSDYSGNFIWGGLKHELLTGVDFYQEDAKRNNAFTTGLTFPFTKVGTPNDGATVADTRGNPAFNTFDARDIGLYVQDMVSIAPTVKLLGGLRFDRFTASYQTPTGTSNERSDNLWSPRVGALYQPSNWASYYVSYGTSYNTSGDAYQFTPTFGNDQRTAANTPPEKSRNFEVGGKWDLFENRASLGVAAFYSEKYNERNLDPDTASTQQLLSGKRHAAGMEFNLAGRITPKWEVFFNHTWIPDAKIDESNQVLAANGGGAQVKGDRPGLTPKNSGSLWTTYLVMPKLRLGAGLTYRGEQNPEGSRAVTADSFVVADAMAEYTIDQTWSAKLYVSNLTDKLYADTLYRGFYAPGSPRRVQLTLKAAF; this is encoded by the coding sequence ATGCGCCGTCAGGCGGCATTGCCGCTCGGCGCGCTGATGCTGGCCGCATCGGTTTCCGCCTGGGCGCAAACCACTCCGCAGCCGAAGAGCGGCGGTACCGGAGCCGATCAGGTTCTTCCGACTGTTGAGGTCAAGGCATCTAGGGAAAACGAAAGCAAGGAATCCTTCCGCGCCACCACCACCACCATCGGCAAGGGCAATCAGGAACTGCGCGACGTTCCCCAGTCGGTCACGGTGATAACCGAGCGCCTGATGAGCGACCGCAACCTCGATGATTTCCGCGACGTGCTGCGCAACACGGCCGGCGTGACTTTCCAGGCAGGTGAAACGGGCGAGGAAGATATTCGTCTGCGCGGTTTTTCGCTCGGGCAGGCTGGCGACATCTACTCTGACGGCATGCGCGACGGCACGCTGTACGAGCGTGATACGTTCAACGTCGACCGAATTGACGTGCTGAAGGGATCTGCCTCGATGTTGTTCGGCAAAGGTTCCACAGGTGGCGTCGTCAATCAGGTGAGCAAGCAGCCCTTCCTCACAAACCAGAACGAGGTCAGCTACACCGTGGGTACGGGGCAAGACAACCGCCTCACCGGCGACTTCAACGTCGTCACGGGCGAGAATGCAGCCTTCCGTTTGAACGCGATGGTACAAGATGCCGACAACTGGGGGGCCGAGCAGAAGAAGCAAGGGGTTGCCCCCACATTCAGCTGGGGCATCGGCACGCGTGATGAGTTCTCGGTGGGCTTGTACTACCTGGAAAGCGATGGGCGTCCGCTCTACAACCATCCCTGGGTCATCAACAATGGCCATATCGTCGAGACGGTGCCGGCGAAGAATTACTATGGTTTGGCAAGCGACCATCTGAATACCAGTGCCACCTATGGCACGATAGCCTACACGCACCGATTCGATCAGAACAGCCAGCTCAAGACACAGCTGCGCCACGGCCGCTATGAGCGCGACCTGTTGGCTAGTGCGGTCGGATTCTGTAATGGCGTCACGGGAAATGCCAGCCAGCGGGCAGCATGCCCCGGTCAGCAGATTGTCCGCCTCGACCAAGTCAACGACAACACCGTGCTTTCCCGAGCACCGAAGGGGCGCATTGGTGTCAGTGACACCACGCAACTTACAAGCGATTACTCCGGGAATTTCATCTGGGGTGGTCTCAAGCACGAATTGCTGACAGGTGTCGACTTCTACCAGGAAGATGCAAAGCGCAATAATGCCTTTACGACCGGGCTGACCTTCCCGTTCACGAAAGTCGGCACGCCGAACGACGGCGCCACAGTGGCGGACACTCGCGGCAATCCTGCCTTCAACACCTTCGATGCACGCGACATCGGCTTGTATGTACAGGATATGGTGAGCATCGCGCCCACCGTGAAGTTGCTGGGTGGCTTGCGCTTCGACCGATTCACTGCCTCCTACCAGACTCCCACCGGTACCAGCAACGAGCGCAGCGATAACCTGTGGTCGCCGCGCGTAGGGGCGCTTTACCAGCCCAGCAATTGGGCCTCGTATTACGTGTCTTACGGCACCTCATACAACACCTCGGGCGATGCCTACCAGTTCACGCCTACGTTCGGCAATGATCAGCGGACAGCCGCCAACACGCCGCCAGAGAAGAGCCGCAACTTCGAGGTGGGCGGCAAGTGGGACCTGTTCGAGAACCGCGCCTCGCTGGGAGTCGCCGCTTTCTACAGCGAGAAGTATAACGAGCGCAACCTCGACCCCGACACGGCATCCACTCAGCAACTGCTGTCCGGCAAGCGCCACGCGGCTGGTATGGAATTCAACCTGGCCGGTCGCATTACGCCGAAGTGGGAGGTGTTCTTCAACCACACCTGGATTCCCGACGCCAAGATCGACGAGAGCAACCAGGTGCTCGCCGCCAACGGCGGCGGAGCGCAGGTCAAGGGCGACCGTCCGGGCCTGACGCCAAAGAATAGCGGCAGTCTCTGGACTACCTACCTCGTCATGCCGAAGCTGCGGTTAGGCGCGGGCCTGACGTACCGTGGTGAGCAAAATCCCGAGGGAAGCCGCGCAGTTACCGCAGACAGTTTCGTTGTGGCCGACGCGATGGCGGAGTACACCATCGACCAAACATGGTCCGCCAAGCTGTACGTCTCCAATCTGACGGACAAGCTCTACGCCGACACGCTGTACCGCGGCTTCTATGCGCCAGGGTCACCGCGCCGCGTGCAGTTGACGCTCAAGGCGGCGTTCTAG